One stretch of Aquimarina sp. Aq107 DNA includes these proteins:
- a CDS encoding universal stress protein yields MKNILLPTDFSENSRNAINYAMQFFNNELCTFYILNVQKASVYMTDDLMTAPMNASVHQSVVNTSKQKLVELIEELKKDTANQNYTFRAITDYDIFTDAIKQAVKAKKIDLIIMGTNGATGAREVVFGSNTLNVIRKIDCPVLVIPQGYLFENLKTVLYTIDDNDHFNAKGIEPLIDTLSKHNSSLRILKIKEDDIVTIAEFEDKKELKDFFKNINHTFHSITNVPSVLAIDSFVQIMHVDMNAMFIKKETFMERFFYGSETSKISYGTRVPLLILHN; encoded by the coding sequence ATGAAAAATATCCTGCTTCCTACCGACTTTTCAGAGAACTCAAGAAATGCTATTAATTATGCTATGCAGTTTTTTAATAACGAGTTATGTACTTTTTATATCCTAAACGTACAGAAAGCTTCTGTATACATGACGGATGATCTTATGACGGCTCCGATGAACGCCTCTGTTCATCAATCTGTAGTGAATACATCAAAACAAAAGCTCGTTGAACTCATAGAAGAACTTAAGAAAGACACTGCAAATCAGAATTACACGTTTCGGGCAATTACCGACTATGATATTTTTACCGATGCGATTAAACAAGCTGTAAAAGCTAAAAAAATCGACTTGATTATCATGGGAACTAATGGAGCTACTGGAGCGAGAGAGGTTGTTTTTGGGAGTAATACGCTGAATGTTATTCGTAAGATAGATTGTCCTGTTCTTGTGATTCCCCAAGGATATCTTTTTGAAAATTTAAAAACTGTATTATACACTATCGATGATAATGACCATTTTAATGCCAAAGGAATAGAACCTCTTATAGATACTTTATCTAAGCATAATTCGTCTTTAAGAATTCTTAAAATAAAAGAAGATGATATTGTAACTATTGCAGAGTTTGAGGATAAGAAAGAATTAAAAGATTTTTTTAAAAATATTAATCATACCTTTCATTCAATTACTAATGTTCCTAGTGTACTAGCTATAGATAGTTTTGTTCAAATAATGCATGTAGATATGAATGCTATGTTTATTAAAAAGGAAACTTTTATGGAACGTTTTTTTTACGGTTCAGAAACTTCTAAAATTAGCTACGGTACCAGAGTGCCGTTGCTTATTCTACATAATTGA
- the corA gene encoding magnesium/cobalt transporter CorA: MEDVKQTFYGHTLGQIPGTVVYVGKKNTSDLFIDVFNYDKESYEEKELKNIEEAYSFIDSEPITWINVNGLNHIETIEKLGGHCNLHPLILEDIVNTQQRPKIDEYDNYLFVVLKMIYFNEKGELSIEHISFVLGNGFVISFQESDGDVFDSIRNRIRNNKGKIRTMGSDYLLYILMDAIVDNYFNLIEVIGDKIEELEDDLFQNKQNDNITYQIQTLKKEVLKIRRAVLPLREVVNRIEKSEHKLIAKKIRLYLRDLYDHIIQVSENIEIYRDMIWGLMDMYMTTISNKMNEVMKVLTIIATIFIPLTFIAGIYGMNFEHIPELKFKYGYFVLWGVMIFIFVALIYFFKRKKWL, translated from the coding sequence ATGGAGGATGTTAAACAAACATTTTATGGGCATACATTAGGACAAATTCCTGGTACTGTCGTGTATGTTGGTAAAAAAAACACTAGCGATTTATTTATAGACGTATTCAATTATGATAAAGAATCTTATGAAGAAAAAGAATTAAAAAATATTGAAGAAGCATATTCTTTTATTGATTCAGAACCTATAACTTGGATAAACGTTAATGGTCTTAACCATATAGAGACAATTGAAAAATTAGGCGGACACTGTAATTTACATCCTTTAATACTTGAGGATATCGTTAACACCCAACAAAGGCCTAAGATTGACGAGTATGATAATTACCTTTTTGTAGTTCTAAAAATGATTTATTTTAATGAAAAAGGAGAGCTTTCTATAGAACATATTAGTTTCGTTTTGGGAAATGGATTTGTCATTTCATTTCAAGAATCAGATGGAGATGTCTTTGATTCTATTCGGAATCGTATTCGAAATAATAAAGGCAAAATTCGAACTATGGGATCGGACTACCTTCTTTATATTTTGATGGATGCCATAGTGGATAATTATTTTAACCTAATAGAAGTGATAGGCGATAAAATAGAAGAGTTAGAAGATGATCTTTTTCAAAATAAACAAAATGATAATATCACCTACCAAATACAAACGCTTAAAAAAGAAGTTCTTAAAATTAGAAGAGCCGTACTCCCACTAAGAGAGGTAGTTAATAGAATTGAAAAAAGCGAACACAAATTAATTGCAAAAAAAATACGATTATACCTTCGAGATCTATATGATCATATCATTCAGGTATCCGAAAATATTGAAATTTATAGGGATATGATTTGGGGGTTAATGGATATGTATATGACAACTATTAGCAATAAGATGAATGAGGTAATGAAGGTATTGACTATTATTGCTACCATATTTATTCCGCTTACTTTTATTGCCGGGATATACGGCATGAACTTCGAACATATTCCCGAACTTAAGTTTAAATATGGTTATTTTGTGCTTTGGGGAGTAATGATATTTATTTTTGTAGCTCTTATATATTTTTTTAAAAGAAAAAAATGGCTTTAA
- a CDS encoding mechanosensitive ion channel domain-containing protein yields the protein MLKYQTEIFLTLVLVIIMIILLLLSKKAIQRFGFIRSIEANRRKIIFKLSHLLIYVIAISILAIIWGVDHKQFAVFISSVMAVLGVGFFAQWSLLSSLTASVILFFNHPVRIGDRIRILDKDFDWTGEIIDITGFYVFMKTDDGRNITIPNSLVMQKGIEILEKK from the coding sequence ATGCTAAAGTATCAAACAGAAATTTTTCTTACTCTCGTACTGGTGATCATAATGATCATATTATTATTACTAAGTAAAAAAGCGATACAACGATTTGGTTTTATTAGATCCATCGAAGCGAATCGTAGAAAAATCATCTTTAAACTAAGTCATCTTCTAATTTACGTGATTGCTATATCGATACTTGCAATTATTTGGGGAGTGGATCACAAACAATTTGCTGTTTTTATTTCATCTGTAATGGCTGTTTTAGGAGTAGGCTTTTTTGCGCAATGGTCACTACTATCTAGTTTGACTGCAAGTGTTATCTTATTTTTCAATCACCCTGTTAGAATAGGAGATCGCATCCGTATCCTTGATAAAGATTTTGATTGGACAGGTGAGATTATTGACATTACTGGTTTCTATGTATTCATGAAAACAGATGACGGAAGAAATATAACAATCCCTAATTCATTAGTAATGCAAAAAGGGATTGAAATACTTGAGAAAAAATAG
- a CDS encoding Xaa-Pro dipeptidyl-peptidase, which translates to MTHKINTHFLFFFLFLIAIPVNAQEKAVPVFKDGEAQIVEAFNTPDKWIRHDLWVPTEFDTDGDGILDRMHVSVTRPYQTETEGLKLPVIYVSSPYFAGVAADIDGLFWDVHHELGEQPKPRTHTEVVRRGKRPIISNSHIKKWIPRGYIVVHSSSPGTGLSQGAPTVGGDNESLAPKAVIDWLCGRIDGYTEKEGTEKVKAYWSTGKVGMTGTSYNGTIPLAAATTGVKGLEAIIAIAPNTSYYHYYRSNGLVRSPGGYLGEDIDVLYDFIHSGDESKRPYNNKTVRDTEMKNGMDRITGDYNDFWAGRDYLNDMKPMKAALLMSHGFNDWNVMPEHSYRIYKKAKEMGIPSQIYYHQNGHGGPPPIIMMNRWFTRYLHGIENGVEKDARAWIVRENDSREHPVAYKEYPNPDASDVAFFPNIGGLDFGLLSTTKPTKQGVEKLVDDYNFSGDSLAILKKSSHRLLYSTPVLTEDIHISGIAKVTVKVASSKPAANLSVWLVSLPWEKNAKKITNNIITRGWADPQNYKSLTESEPLKPGSFYEMSFDLQPDDQVIKKGQQIGLMIFSSDSKFTLLPKPGTELTIDLDATSISIPIVGGIKAFKEAIKQ; encoded by the coding sequence ATGACTCATAAAATCAATACTCATTTTCTTTTCTTTTTTCTATTTCTAATAGCGATTCCAGTAAACGCTCAAGAAAAAGCGGTTCCTGTATTTAAGGATGGCGAGGCACAAATAGTAGAAGCTTTTAATACACCTGATAAATGGATTCGTCATGATCTATGGGTACCTACAGAATTTGATACCGATGGTGATGGAATATTAGATAGAATGCACGTATCCGTAACACGTCCTTATCAAACAGAAACAGAAGGATTGAAACTGCCTGTTATTTATGTTTCTAGTCCATATTTTGCTGGTGTTGCTGCCGACATAGATGGATTGTTTTGGGATGTACATCATGAATTAGGAGAACAACCAAAACCGAGAACACATACAGAAGTGGTACGTAGAGGTAAAAGACCAATTATTTCTAATTCACATATAAAAAAATGGATTCCTAGGGGATATATTGTAGTTCATTCATCTTCTCCAGGTACTGGATTATCACAAGGAGCTCCAACCGTAGGTGGTGATAACGAATCGTTAGCGCCAAAAGCAGTGATTGATTGGTTATGTGGTCGCATTGATGGATACACGGAAAAAGAAGGTACGGAGAAAGTTAAAGCATATTGGTCTACGGGAAAAGTTGGGATGACTGGAACTTCTTACAACGGAACTATTCCGTTAGCAGCTGCAACTACTGGAGTCAAAGGTTTAGAAGCTATTATTGCAATTGCACCAAATACCTCATATTACCATTATTATAGATCTAATGGTTTGGTACGTTCTCCAGGTGGATATTTAGGAGAAGATATAGATGTGCTATATGATTTTATTCATAGTGGAGATGAGTCCAAACGTCCATATAATAATAAAACAGTACGGGATACTGAGATGAAAAATGGAATGGATAGAATTACAGGCGATTATAACGATTTCTGGGCGGGTAGAGATTATCTAAACGATATGAAACCTATGAAAGCCGCTTTATTGATGTCTCATGGATTTAATGATTGGAATGTAATGCCAGAGCATAGTTATAGAATATATAAGAAAGCTAAAGAAATGGGTATTCCATCTCAGATTTATTATCACCAAAATGGTCATGGAGGTCCTCCTCCAATTATTATGATGAATAGATGGTTTACAAGATACTTACATGGAATAGAAAATGGCGTAGAAAAAGATGCTCGTGCTTGGATTGTTAGAGAAAACGATTCTCGTGAGCATCCAGTTGCTTACAAAGAATATCCTAATCCGGATGCATCAGATGTTGCTTTTTTTCCTAATATAGGAGGATTAGACTTTGGGTTATTAAGTACTACAAAACCTACTAAACAAGGTGTAGAAAAATTAGTAGATGATTATAATTTTTCGGGCGATTCGTTAGCAATATTAAAAAAATCTAGTCATCGTTTGTTATATTCGACTCCAGTACTAACAGAAGATATTCACATATCAGGAATTGCCAAAGTTACTGTAAAAGTTGCCAGTAGTAAACCTGCGGCTAATCTTTCGGTTTGGTTAGTCTCTTTACCTTGGGAAAAGAATGCAAAAAAAATCACAAATAATATAATTACTCGTGGTTGGGCTGATCCACAAAATTATAAGTCATTAACAGAAAGCGAACCTCTAAAGCCAGGTTCATTCTATGAAATGTCTTTTGATTTACAACCAGATGATCAGGTAATTAAAAAAGGACAGCAAATTGGATTGATGATTTTTTCTAGTGATAGTAAATTTACATTATTACCAAAACCTGGGACTGAACTTACTATTGATCTGGATGCAACATCCATTTCAATTCCTATTGTTGGAGGTATAAAAGCATTTAAAGAAGCAATAAAACAATAA
- a CDS encoding GatB/YqeY domain-containing protein: protein MSLQAKVMTAMKEAMKAKDTNALTSLRAIKSAILLAQTESGAKEELTEDQELKLLQKLVKQRKDSATIFTEQGRDDLAQPEIDQAQVIEQFLPEQMSEEEIEKVIVDIIAKTGASGMKDMGKVMGMASGQLTGKADGKTISTIVKAKLS, encoded by the coding sequence ATGAGTTTACAGGCCAAAGTAATGACAGCCATGAAAGAAGCGATGAAAGCTAAAGATACTAATGCTTTAACATCATTGCGTGCTATTAAATCTGCTATTTTATTAGCGCAAACCGAAAGTGGGGCAAAAGAAGAATTAACAGAAGATCAAGAGTTAAAACTGCTACAGAAATTGGTAAAACAACGTAAGGATAGTGCAACTATTTTTACCGAGCAAGGAAGAGATGATCTAGCACAACCAGAAATCGATCAAGCACAAGTAATCGAACAGTTTTTACCTGAGCAAATGAGCGAGGAAGAAATAGAAAAAGTAATTGTAGATATAATTGCTAAAACTGGTGCATCAGGTATGAAAGATATGGGGAAAGTGATGGGGATGGCGTCCGGACAATTAACGGGTAAAGCTGATGGAAAAACGATCTCTACTATTGTAAAAGCTAAGTTGTCTTAA